Proteins co-encoded in one Pseudomonas fluorescens genomic window:
- a CDS encoding catalase has protein sequence MSQNKTLTTASGAPVADNQNSRSAGPRGPLLLDDFHLIEKLAHFNRENIPERRVHAKGSGAYGTFTVTRDITQYTSARLFSAVGKQTPTFLRFSTVGGERGSADTERDPRGFALKFYTEEGNWDIVGNNTPVFFIRDPLKFPDFIHTQKRLPQSNLKSAQMMWDFWSHSPEALHQVTILFSDRGIPDGYRHMHGFGSHTYSLINAQGERHWVKWHYKTKQGVKNLAPAEAARLAGTDPDYAQRDLFEAIERGDFPKWRVCIQIMTEAQAAAHYENPFDVTKTWSQKEFPLIEVGELELNRNPLNYFAEVEQAAFGPSNMVPGVGLSPDRMLQGRVFAYADAHRYRVGTNHQQLPVNAPRSPVNTYQRDGSMAFGSNGGAAPNYEPNSYVESPKQAPHYAEPALALSGAADRYDHREDADYYSHAGALFRLMSDEQKALLVGNIAGAMAGVSSDVIDRQLQHFHKADPAYGEAIAKLLNVQLNEV, from the coding sequence ATGAGCCAGAACAAGACGCTTACGACTGCCAGCGGCGCGCCAGTCGCCGACAACCAGAACTCCCGCTCCGCTGGGCCGCGTGGTCCGTTGTTGCTCGATGACTTTCACTTGATCGAGAAGCTTGCCCATTTCAACCGCGAAAACATTCCTGAGCGCCGCGTGCATGCCAAGGGTTCGGGCGCCTACGGTACTTTCACCGTCACTCGCGATATCACGCAGTACACCAGCGCCAGGCTGTTCTCTGCCGTAGGCAAGCAGACCCCGACTTTCCTGCGATTCTCCACAGTAGGCGGTGAGCGCGGATCGGCCGACACCGAGCGTGACCCTCGTGGATTCGCCCTGAAGTTCTACACCGAAGAAGGCAACTGGGACATTGTTGGCAACAACACACCGGTGTTCTTCATTCGCGATCCGCTGAAATTCCCTGACTTTATCCACACCCAGAAACGCCTGCCGCAAAGCAACCTGAAAAGTGCGCAGATGATGTGGGATTTCTGGTCGCACTCGCCCGAGGCGCTGCATCAGGTCACCATTCTGTTTTCTGACCGAGGCATTCCTGACGGCTATCGCCACATGCACGGTTTCGGCAGTCACACGTACAGCCTGATCAACGCTCAAGGCGAGCGTCACTGGGTGAAGTGGCATTACAAGACCAAGCAAGGGGTCAAGAACCTTGCGCCGGCTGAGGCAGCGCGCCTGGCGGGCACTGATCCGGATTACGCGCAGCGTGACCTGTTCGAGGCTATCGAGCGCGGTGATTTTCCGAAATGGCGGGTGTGCATCCAGATCATGACCGAAGCCCAGGCCGCGGCGCATTACGAGAACCCGTTCGACGTGACCAAGACCTGGTCGCAGAAAGAGTTCCCGCTGATCGAAGTCGGTGAGCTGGAGTTGAATCGCAACCCGCTGAACTACTTTGCTGAAGTCGAGCAGGCGGCGTTCGGTCCAAGCAACATGGTTCCGGGTGTCGGTCTTTCACCGGACCGCATGTTGCAAGGTCGCGTGTTCGCCTATGCCGATGCGCATCGCTATCGCGTAGGCACCAATCACCAGCAACTGCCGGTGAACGCCCCGCGCAGCCCGGTCAACACCTACCAGCGTGATGGTTCGATGGCTTTTGGCAGTAACGGTGGCGCGGCACCGAATTACGAGCCGAACAGCTACGTAGAGTCGCCGAAACAAGCGCCACACTACGCCGAACCTGCACTGGCCTTGAGCGGTGCGGCTGACCGTTACGATCATCGCGAAGACGCCGACTACTACAGCCATGCGGGCGCGCTGTTCCGTTTGATGAGCGACGAGCAGAAAGCCCTGCTGGTGGGCAATATCGCAGGTGCCATGGCGGGTGTTTCCAGTGATGTCATCGACCGCCAGTTACAGCATTTCCACAAGGCCGATCCGGCGTATGGAGAAGCAATCGCAAAGCTGCTCAACGTACAGCTTAACGAAGTCTAA
- the uvrA gene encoding excinuclease ABC subunit UvrA, producing the protein MDKILIRGARTHNLKNIDLTLPRDKLIVITGLSGSGKSSLAFDTLYAEGQRRYVESLSAYARQFLSMMEKPDVDTIEGLSPAISIEQKSTSHNPRSTVGTITEIYDYLRLLYARVGTPRCPDHDIPLEAQTVSQMVDLVLAQPEGSKLMLLAPVIRERKGEHLSVFEELRAQGFVRARVNGRLCELDELPKLDKQKKHSIEVVVDRFKVRADLQQRLAESFETALKLADGIALVAPMDDEPGEEMIFSARFACPICGHAISELEPKLFSFNNPAGACPTCDGLGVKQFFDIKRLVNGELTLAEGAIRGWDRRNVYYFQMLGSLAAHYGFSLEKPFNELPADQQKHILHGSGSQNVDFKYLNDRGDIVKRSHPFEGIVPNLERRYRETESASVREELAKFLSTQSCPDCRGTRLRREARHVWVGEKTLPAVTNLPIGDACNYFGELKMTGRRGEIADKILKEIRERLQFLVNVGLDYLSLDRSADTLSGGEAQRIRLASQIGAGLVGVLYILDEPSIGLHQRDNDRLLGTLKHLRDIGNTVIVVEHDEDAIRLADYVVDIGPGAGVHGGQIVAEGTPDEVMAHPDSLTGKYLSGRVKIKVPAKRTPRNKKQVLSLKGARGNNLRNVDLEIPIGLLTCVTGVSGSGKSTLINNTLFPLSATALNGATTLEAAAHDSIKGLEHLDKVVDIDQSPIGRTPRSNPATYTGLFTPIRELFAGVPESRSRGYGPGRFSFNVKGGRCEACQGDGLIKVEMHFLPDIYVPCDVCKSKRYNRETLEIKYKGKSIHETLEMTIEEAREFFDAVPALARKLQTLMDVGLSYIKLGQSATTLSGGEAQRVKLSRELSKRDTGKTLYILDEPTTGLHFADIQQLLDVLHRLRDHGNTVVVIEHNLDVIKTADWLVDLGPEGGSKGGQIIATGTPEEVAEMKQSHTGHYLKPLLIRDRA; encoded by the coding sequence TTGGACAAGATCCTGATTCGTGGGGCCCGCACCCACAACCTGAAGAACATCGACCTGACCCTGCCACGGGACAAACTGATCGTCATCACCGGCCTGTCCGGATCCGGCAAGTCGTCCCTGGCCTTCGACACGCTGTACGCCGAAGGTCAGCGCCGCTATGTCGAATCCCTGTCGGCCTATGCCCGGCAGTTCCTGTCGATGATGGAAAAACCCGACGTCGACACCATCGAAGGCCTGTCGCCGGCGATCTCCATCGAACAGAAGTCGACCTCGCACAACCCGCGTTCCACGGTCGGCACCATCACCGAAATCTACGACTACCTGCGCCTGCTTTATGCCCGCGTCGGTACGCCGCGCTGCCCGGATCACGACATTCCGCTGGAAGCGCAGACCGTCAGCCAGATGGTCGACCTGGTGCTGGCACAGCCGGAAGGCAGCAAGCTGATGTTGCTGGCACCGGTGATCCGAGAGCGCAAGGGCGAGCATCTGTCGGTATTCGAGGAACTGCGTGCCCAGGGCTTCGTCCGGGCCCGGGTCAACGGCCGGCTCTGCGAGCTGGACGAGCTGCCGAAACTGGATAAACAGAAGAAGCACTCGATCGAGGTGGTAGTCGACCGTTTCAAGGTTCGCGCCGATCTGCAGCAACGTCTGGCCGAGTCCTTCGAGACCGCACTGAAACTGGCGGACGGCATCGCTCTCGTGGCACCGATGGACGACGAGCCGGGCGAAGAGATGATCTTCTCCGCGCGCTTCGCCTGCCCGATCTGCGGCCATGCGATCAGCGAGCTGGAACCCAAGCTGTTTTCCTTCAACAACCCGGCCGGCGCCTGTCCGACCTGCGACGGTCTAGGGGTGAAACAGTTCTTCGACATCAAACGACTGGTCAACGGTGAACTGACGCTGGCCGAAGGCGCAATACGCGGCTGGGACCGGCGCAACGTCTATTACTTCCAGATGCTTGGATCGCTGGCCGCACACTATGGCTTCAGCCTGGAAAAACCCTTCAACGAACTGCCGGCCGATCAGCAGAAACACATTCTGCATGGCAGCGGCTCGCAGAATGTCGACTTCAAATACCTCAATGACCGCGGCGACATTGTCAAACGTTCGCACCCATTCGAGGGCATTGTGCCGAACCTCGAGCGTCGCTACCGCGAAACCGAATCGGCGAGCGTGCGCGAAGAACTGGCGAAGTTCCTCAGCACCCAGTCGTGCCCGGACTGTCGCGGCACCCGCCTGCGTCGTGAAGCGCGACATGTGTGGGTTGGCGAGAAAACCCTGCCGGCGGTGACCAACCTGCCGATCGGCGATGCCTGCAACTACTTCGGCGAGCTGAAGATGACCGGCCGCCGTGGCGAAATCGCCGACAAGATTCTCAAGGAAATCCGCGAGCGTCTGCAGTTCCTGGTCAACGTGGGCCTGGACTACCTGTCGCTTGATCGCAGCGCCGACACACTGTCCGGCGGCGAAGCACAGCGGATTCGTCTGGCCAGTCAGATCGGCGCGGGCCTGGTCGGGGTGCTGTACATCCTCGATGAGCCGTCCATCGGCCTGCACCAGCGTGACAATGATCGCCTGCTCGGCACCCTCAAGCATCTGCGCGATATCGGTAACACGGTGATCGTGGTCGAGCACGATGAAGACGCAATCCGTCTGGCCGACTACGTAGTGGATATCGGCCCTGGCGCCGGGGTCCATGGCGGGCAAATCGTCGCCGAAGGCACACCGGACGAAGTCATGGCCCACCCGGACTCGCTCACCGGCAAATACCTGTCGGGCCGAGTGAAGATCAAAGTGCCGGCCAAGCGCACACCGCGCAACAAGAAGCAGGTGCTGTCGCTCAAGGGCGCGCGGGGCAACAACCTGCGCAATGTCGACCTGGAGATCCCGATCGGCTTGCTGACTTGCGTGACCGGCGTTTCCGGCTCAGGCAAATCGACATTGATCAACAACACGCTGTTCCCGCTGAGCGCCACGGCACTCAATGGCGCGACCACTCTCGAAGCAGCAGCCCACGACAGCATCAAGGGCCTGGAGCATCTGGACAAGGTCGTCGATATCGACCAGAGCCCGATCGGTCGTACGCCACGCTCCAACCCGGCGACCTACACCGGCCTGTTCACGCCGATTCGCGAACTGTTTGCCGGCGTGCCGGAATCCCGCTCTCGTGGTTATGGCCCGGGGCGCTTTTCGTTCAACGTCAAGGGCGGTCGTTGCGAGGCTTGCCAGGGCGACGGTCTGATCAAGGTTGAAATGCACTTCCTGCCGGACATCTACGTCCCGTGCGACGTGTGCAAGAGCAAGCGCTATAACCGCGAAACCCTGGAGATCAAATACAAGGGCAAGAGCATCCACGAAACCCTCGAGATGACCATCGAGGAAGCGCGGGAGTTCTTCGACGCGGTGCCGGCACTGGCGCGCAAACTGCAGACGCTGATGGATGTGGGCCTGTCGTACATCAAGCTCGGGCAATCAGCCACGACACTGTCTGGTGGCGAAGCACAGCGGGTCAAGTTGTCCCGCGAGCTGTCCAAGCGCGATACCGGCAAGACCCTGTACATCCTCGACGAGCCGACCACCGGTCTGCACTTCGCAGATATCCAGCAACTGCTCGACGTACTGCATCGCCTGCGCGACCACGGCAACACCGTGGTGGTGATCGAGCACAACCTCGACGTGATCAAGACCGCCGACTGGCTGGTGGACCTTGGCCCCGAGGGAGGTTCGAAAGGTGGACAGATCATCGCCACCGGTACGCCGGAGGAAGTGGCCGAGATGAAACAGTCTCATACAGGTCATTACCTCAAGCCGCTGCTGATCCGCGATCGGGCCTGA
- the bfr gene encoding bacterioferritin has translation MQGHPDVIDYLNTLLTGELAARDQYFVHSRMYEDWGFTKLYERINHEMEEEAGHADALMRRILMLEGTPRMRPDDLDVGTTVETMLEADLRLEYKVRAALCKGIELCEKHGDYVSRDILKLQLHDTEEDHTYWLEKQLGLIKLIGIQNYLQSHTS, from the coding sequence ATGCAAGGCCACCCAGACGTTATCGATTACCTCAACACGTTGCTGACCGGCGAACTGGCCGCCCGTGACCAATATTTCGTTCACTCGCGGATGTATGAGGACTGGGGATTCACCAAGCTCTACGAACGAATCAACCATGAGATGGAAGAGGAAGCCGGTCATGCCGATGCGCTGATGCGCCGGATTCTGATGCTCGAAGGCACCCCGCGCATGCGTCCGGATGACCTGGATGTCGGCACCACAGTGGAAACCATGCTCGAAGCGGATCTGCGTCTTGAGTACAAGGTGCGTGCTGCACTGTGCAAAGGCATTGAACTGTGCGAGAAGCATGGCGACTACGTCAGCCGTGACATCCTCAAGCTTCAGTTGCACGACACTGAAGAAGATCATACCTACTGGCTTGAAAAGCAGTTGGGCCTGATCAAGCTGATCGGCATTCAGAACTACCTGCAATCTCACACATCCTGA